In Archangium lipolyticum, the following are encoded in one genomic region:
- the gltJ gene encoding adventurous gliding motility protein GltJ gives MRFVCDSCRAQYMISDDKVGAKGVKVRCKKCGYNIVVRPAGSAPAKDEGTEADSGNGSATSQGQSNSDGFGLPASLGTPPEGGIFSGVEDDELGAVFDQVLNSGSHRIPAGEAVGDGPAQLDASALSDAGETVRKLAEAETGSVKPAAAHEWFVAIEEKQVGPLSLEKVKDHWEKGEVGPDSLCWRAGFSDWIPLSDATELASVLAPRPTKAVIVEPAPVASSSPVASGPVESAFSAGALSKKANTPAPVGPSAQESGWKPSAASVLASLVKEENEALTKPAAKAAVVEEKAKPVVSGLLDVPPPEPAPVAAPRSMMAEPPAQASPYLPAPAAPAYAQPPPQAYAQPYAAPPVQQYAPPAGYPGYPPSAAQAPKQGGKMGLIIGVAVGVLLVGGGAGFYFATKSSSQTETPATTQQAVAQAPTTAQPKPAELPPMPPPPAAVAQNTAGTPAGATAQPAAGQAATSPTTTPPAPAVAAANPGTAPAANPPPPAQTEPTKPSEPQQVARAEVPDRGGSKRGTSRPTASRPSSNEDDDGETITASRGSTASKPAARSSGDADDEFDELFGTKKPGKTESASGRNAPTAYIPPEPGGGATLEKLGQSDIMQVVLANKPAIVKCVNEQKKKDPGLSGKLVMRWTIQTNGKTKNVSCQTSEFRSTYMATCISGLIKGWTFPKHKVQGDSIDFPFTF, from the coding sequence ATGCGTTTCGTCTGCGATAGCTGCCGCGCGCAGTACATGATCAGCGACGACAAGGTTGGCGCGAAGGGCGTCAAGGTTCGTTGCAAGAAGTGCGGCTATAACATCGTGGTTCGTCCAGCCGGCTCGGCGCCGGCGAAGGACGAGGGGACCGAGGCCGACAGCGGCAACGGTTCGGCCACGTCACAGGGTCAATCGAACAGCGACGGCTTCGGGCTGCCCGCGTCGCTGGGCACGCCTCCCGAGGGCGGCATCTTCAGCGGTGTCGAGGATGACGAGCTGGGTGCCGTGTTCGATCAGGTGCTCAACTCCGGATCTCACCGGATTCCGGCGGGCGAGGCGGTCGGAGACGGCCCTGCCCAGCTTGACGCGTCGGCGCTCTCCGACGCGGGTGAGACGGTGCGCAAGCTGGCGGAGGCCGAGACGGGGAGCGTGAAGCCCGCGGCCGCGCACGAGTGGTTCGTCGCCATCGAAGAGAAGCAGGTGGGTCCGCTGTCTCTCGAGAAGGTGAAGGACCACTGGGAGAAGGGCGAGGTCGGTCCGGACAGCCTGTGCTGGCGCGCGGGCTTCAGCGACTGGATTCCGCTCTCTGATGCCACGGAGCTGGCGTCGGTGCTGGCGCCGCGTCCGACCAAGGCGGTCATCGTGGAGCCGGCGCCGGTGGCGTCTTCCTCGCCGGTGGCATCCGGACCGGTGGAGTCCGCCTTCAGCGCGGGTGCTCTCTCGAAGAAGGCCAACACGCCGGCACCGGTGGGTCCGTCCGCGCAGGAGTCGGGCTGGAAGCCGTCGGCCGCGAGCGTGCTCGCCTCGCTGGTGAAGGAGGAGAACGAGGCGCTGACGAAGCCGGCGGCCAAGGCCGCGGTCGTGGAGGAGAAGGCAAAGCCCGTGGTCTCGGGGCTGCTCGATGTGCCTCCGCCGGAGCCCGCGCCCGTGGCGGCGCCGAGATCCATGATGGCCGAGCCTCCCGCTCAGGCATCGCCGTACCTGCCTGCTCCGGCGGCACCGGCCTATGCACAGCCGCCCCCGCAGGCATACGCGCAGCCGTACGCTGCTCCCCCGGTGCAGCAGTATGCGCCGCCAGCGGGGTACCCTGGCTATCCGCCTTCGGCCGCCCAGGCGCCGAAGCAGGGCGGCAAGATGGGGCTGATCATCGGCGTGGCCGTGGGCGTGCTGCTGGTTGGCGGAGGCGCGGGGTTCTACTTCGCGACGAAGTCCTCGTCGCAGACGGAGACGCCCGCGACGACGCAGCAGGCGGTGGCGCAGGCTCCGACGACGGCCCAGCCGAAGCCGGCGGAGCTGCCGCCCATGCCGCCTCCTCCGGCGGCGGTGGCGCAGAACACTGCGGGTACGCCTGCGGGGGCCACGGCGCAGCCGGCGGCGGGCCAGGCCGCTACGAGCCCGACGACCACGCCCCCCGCGCCAGCGGTTGCGGCAGCGAACCCTGGGACGGCACCGGCCGCGAACCCACCGCCGCCCGCGCAGACCGAGCCGACGAAGCCCTCCGAGCCTCAGCAGGTGGCCCGTGCGGAGGTGCCGGATCGTGGTGGCTCCAAACGTGGCACCTCGCGTCCCACGGCGAGCCGTCCCTCGTCGAATGAGGATGATGATGGGGAGACGATCACGGCTTCGCGTGGCAGTACCGCTAGCAAGCCGGCGGCGCGCTCATCGGGTGATGCGGACGACGAGTTCGACGAGCTCTTTGGGACGAAGAAGCCCGGCAAGACGGAGAGTGCGTCTGGCCGCAACGCGCCCACGGCCTACATCCCGCCGGAGCCTGGCGGGGGTGCGACGCTCGAGAAGCTCGGTCAGTCGGACATCATGCAGGTGGTATTGGCCAACAAGCCGGCCATCGTGAAGTGCGTGAACGAGCAGAAGAAGAAGGATCCGGGCCTGAGTGGCAAGCTGGTGATGCGCTGGACCATCCAGACGAACGGGAAGACGAAGAACGTGTCTTGCCAGACGTCTGAGTTCCGCTCGACCTACATGGCCACCTGCATTTCCGGGTTGATCAAGGGTTGGACCTTCCCGAAGCACAAGGTGCAGGGCGACTCGATCGACTTCCCGTTCACCTTCTAA
- a CDS encoding Ig-like domain-containing protein: protein MSPAQRSSMQTLKRFIPLVFIGLVSACINVPEIEPTPDSGTSTTQPDAGDAGSVDTPDSGTQPSGLTVKLTAPTGTIYTSGSVFISVDVGGGTPESVQIFKDEVEIATLSPPYTYTWNTATESEGSYKITARATRSGRTFSSESVTVIVDRANLRVSTRSPVPGSTNVDYSTPIQVVFTKAVKATTVNDATVGLATSGVLTEKTLSLSSDGKTLTITPKEKPSLPATFSVSLSSGITDLAGNTLIVPSTPWSFELPNWYAFGGPLNAVGGSTLLKDTAMVLDSQNNPVVAWSEELSAGGRTSIFVYRWDGKAFTPLGSPLNGTPSGSAYKPALALDGSGNPVVAWQESDSFNENIYIKHWTGTTWQSVGTGGLSAVNDTRPTPTPTPARNPSIAVRGNEIYVAWDELNIDEYSVIYVKKSVDGGPFTGVGNSEGSISAVHRFTSGSKPSLVLDDSGQPIVAFQEESLEQYSPTNIYVMRLPKGGSWVYAVPPFHGDDTTGYVSGGLSASTGATFAKDCSLSIDAQNNLYLAWSEESNTGSPDVHVYRSSGPQTWERVGSALSSFGGITYAGQPRIQSTSAGKLFLTWHEFDGTAETGYTHLFASYWDNQSWKTLTTRNGINEGQKSSVRPMLAIDSSGRPVVAWYESRNIGDDFAGDYVYVRRYNN from the coding sequence ATGAGCCCTGCACAGCGGAGCAGCATGCAAACCCTCAAACGATTCATCCCCCTGGTCTTCATCGGACTGGTTTCCGCATGCATCAACGTGCCGGAGATCGAGCCCACTCCTGATTCGGGAACGTCGACAACGCAACCGGACGCGGGAGACGCGGGTTCAGTGGACACACCCGACTCAGGTACACAACCGAGCGGGCTCACCGTCAAGCTCACCGCCCCTACTGGGACCATCTACACCAGCGGTTCCGTGTTCATCTCCGTGGATGTAGGAGGAGGAACGCCTGAGAGCGTGCAGATCTTCAAAGATGAGGTGGAGATCGCAACGCTTTCCCCTCCCTATACGTACACCTGGAACACCGCAACCGAAAGCGAAGGCAGTTACAAAATCACGGCTCGCGCAACCAGATCGGGCCGCACGTTCTCAAGTGAGTCCGTGACCGTTATCGTCGACCGAGCCAATCTGCGTGTCTCCACACGCTCACCAGTACCCGGCTCGACCAATGTGGACTACAGCACGCCCATTCAAGTGGTCTTCACCAAGGCCGTGAAAGCGACAACCGTCAATGATGCCACCGTGGGACTCGCCACCTCTGGAGTGCTGACTGAAAAGACGCTCTCGCTCTCGAGCGACGGCAAGACGCTGACCATTACACCCAAGGAAAAGCCATCTCTACCCGCGACTTTCTCAGTCAGCCTGAGTAGCGGCATTACCGACTTGGCCGGAAATACGCTCATAGTGCCTAGCACACCATGGAGCTTCGAACTTCCCAATTGGTACGCATTTGGCGGACCGTTGAATGCGGTAGGAGGGAGCACCCTCCTGAAGGACACTGCCATGGTCCTCGACAGTCAGAACAATCCAGTGGTCGCCTGGAGTGAGGAACTCTCGGCTGGCGGCAGGACATCCATCTTCGTCTACCGTTGGGACGGCAAAGCCTTTACGCCGCTGGGCTCCCCTCTCAATGGCACGCCGTCTGGGTCCGCATACAAACCCGCCTTGGCGCTCGATGGTAGCGGAAACCCTGTCGTTGCATGGCAGGAGTCGGACAGCTTTAACGAGAACATCTATATCAAACACTGGACGGGGACTACTTGGCAATCCGTGGGCACAGGAGGGCTATCTGCCGTGAATGACACTCGCCCCACCCCCACTCCGACACCTGCGCGGAACCCTTCGATCGCAGTACGCGGCAATGAAATCTACGTCGCCTGGGATGAACTAAATATCGATGAGTACTCCGTCATCTATGTCAAGAAGTCAGTCGATGGAGGCCCATTCACTGGCGTAGGCAACAGCGAAGGCTCGATCAGCGCCGTACACAGGTTCACCAGCGGTTCCAAGCCCTCTCTTGTATTGGATGATAGCGGGCAACCCATCGTGGCCTTCCAAGAGGAGTCCTTGGAACAGTATTCTCCCACCAACATCTACGTCATGCGCCTTCCCAAAGGTGGCTCTTGGGTCTACGCCGTACCTCCTTTCCACGGTGACGACACAACTGGCTACGTATCTGGCGGACTCAGCGCATCCACTGGAGCAACCTTTGCCAAGGATTGCTCATTGAGCATTGACGCTCAGAATAATTTGTATCTGGCTTGGTCGGAAGAGAGCAATACCGGCTCACCGGACGTTCACGTCTATCGTTCCAGTGGTCCGCAGACCTGGGAGCGAGTTGGAAGTGCTTTAAGTTCATTCGGAGGCATCACCTATGCCGGACAACCGCGAATTCAATCAACTTCCGCTGGCAAGCTTTTCCTCACTTGGCATGAGTTCGACGGGACGGCCGAAACAGGGTATACACACCTGTTCGCCAGTTACTGGGACAATCAGTCTTGGAAGACATTGACCACCAGGAACGGCATCAATGAGGGGCAAAAGAGTAGCGTAAGACCCATGCTTGCAATCGACTCATCCGGAAGGCCTGTGGTCGCCTGGTATGAGAGTCGTAACATCGGCGATGACTTCGCTGGAGACTACGTCTACGTACGCCGGTACAACAATTAG
- a CDS encoding toxin-antitoxin system YwqK family antitoxin — protein sequence MFKKASSRVLVLSLSLCASLTWAADVSGEVKLSCPAGTKQFGGRSTMTDRGVFCVKNVTDTGMPIAHGPYMSFHANGQKKAVGQHVDGAQSGMWTFYDENGVKTEEIEFSGANYHGKRVQYFSNGKPRVVEQYVKGKRNGLVQEFSEDGKLRSQTQYNDGHQVVAK from the coding sequence ATGTTCAAGAAGGCTTCGTCCCGCGTGCTGGTCCTTTCTCTCTCGCTTTGCGCGTCTCTGACATGGGCTGCTGACGTGAGCGGCGAGGTCAAACTGTCCTGCCCGGCAGGCACCAAGCAGTTTGGTGGTCGGAGCACGATGACGGATCGAGGTGTCTTCTGCGTCAAGAACGTTACCGACACCGGGATGCCTATTGCTCATGGGCCGTACATGAGCTTCCATGCCAACGGGCAGAAGAAGGCCGTGGGACAGCACGTCGATGGCGCTCAGTCCGGAATGTGGACGTTTTATGATGAGAACGGTGTGAAGACGGAGGAGATCGAGTTCTCGGGCGCCAACTATCACGGCAAGCGCGTGCAGTACTTCTCCAACGGCAAGCCGCGCGTGGTGGAGCAGTACGTGAAGGGCAAGCGTAACGGCCTCGTCCAGGAGTTCTCCGAGGACGGTAAGCTCCGTAGCCAGACCCAGTACAACGACGGCCATCAGGTTGTCGCTAAGTAA
- a CDS encoding TIGR04552 family protein: MGEGPLFSQSLFPPCTGSVRSPDVKAEPTIPQLPDIPVCTVADMGLRELERIRLILRGSSVIDWRRMHFQARDEVDRFLRLCQVDTSQPHDEAWARTVLADAVEYLRRTFDYRVADAVANPEEIHDLFLYASGAKGQPRHRRIACIVLKVMHVIQHIEGRDLLHRLAVSEADLSELVTANVLRVAQLLRDKGLPVIEFAHSIKTRESLITKLMAKKETVAAQIYDRTRFRIITKTRADILPVVYFLTQHLFPFNFVVPGQTENTLISFKSVLEENPHLQQYAQQLHLDLDYESREEQSRNLFSGSSYRALNFVVDVPLRMDAYLPPPEQDTRERKNRTVFTLVEFQIMDEEIARQNEEGENAHKLYKRRQKRRVLRRLSRGLVVPKRQG, encoded by the coding sequence GTGGGCGAGGGCCCTCTGTTTTCGCAGAGCCTCTTCCCTCCGTGTACAGGCTCGGTTAGAAGCCCAGACGTGAAGGCCGAGCCCACTATCCCACAGTTGCCCGACATCCCCGTTTGCACCGTGGCGGACATGGGCCTCCGCGAATTAGAACGTATCCGGCTCATCCTCCGGGGTAGCTCGGTCATCGACTGGCGGCGGATGCATTTCCAGGCCAGGGATGAGGTCGACCGTTTCCTCAGGCTCTGCCAGGTCGACACCAGTCAGCCTCACGATGAGGCGTGGGCGCGTACGGTGCTCGCCGATGCGGTCGAGTACCTTCGGCGCACCTTCGATTATCGCGTCGCGGATGCCGTGGCGAACCCGGAAGAGATCCACGACCTGTTCCTCTATGCATCGGGTGCAAAGGGGCAGCCCAGGCATCGGCGCATTGCCTGCATTGTGCTCAAGGTGATGCACGTCATCCAGCACATCGAGGGGCGAGATCTGCTTCACAGGTTGGCCGTCTCCGAGGCGGACTTGTCTGAACTGGTGACCGCCAATGTGCTGCGGGTGGCGCAATTACTCCGCGACAAAGGACTTCCTGTCATCGAGTTCGCTCACTCCATCAAGACGCGTGAGTCACTCATCACCAAGCTGATGGCCAAGAAGGAGACCGTGGCCGCGCAGATCTACGATCGGACCCGCTTCCGCATCATTACGAAGACGCGTGCTGACATCCTTCCAGTCGTGTATTTCCTGACCCAGCACCTGTTCCCTTTCAATTTCGTTGTCCCTGGGCAGACGGAGAACACCCTCATCTCGTTCAAGTCTGTGCTCGAGGAGAATCCGCACCTGCAGCAGTACGCGCAGCAACTTCATCTGGACCTTGATTACGAGTCACGAGAAGAACAGTCTCGAAACCTCTTCTCCGGGAGTTCCTACCGGGCACTGAACTTTGTCGTGGATGTTCCCCTGCGGATGGATGCGTATCTGCCGCCACCGGAGCAGGACACACGCGAGCGTAAGAACCGGACGGTCTTCACGCTCGTGGAGTTCCAGATCATGGACGAGGAGATTGCTCGCCAAAATGAGGAAGGGGAGAACGCTCACAAGCTCTATAAGCGTCGGCAGAAGCGGCGCGTGCTGCGCCGCCTCTCTCGAGGGCTTGTAGTTCCAAAGCGGCAAGGCTGA
- the ffh gene encoding signal recognition particle protein — protein MLETVAKGFRAAKNRLAGKSEITPEMVDESLRDIRVSLLEADVAFDVVKKFVARVREKAVGEVVQTTITDKAGRKHRVSAGDHFVKICHDELEALMGPVDTSLQLKPKDQVSGIMMVGLQGSGKTTTTGKLASKLLKEGRKPLLVAADIYRPAAVDQLKVLGERLKVPVYFEPNVPPPELAKRGYAAAREQKCDVVLIDTAGRLAIDEALMTELEAIKGNVRPDNILLVCDAMIGQDAVRTAAEFDRRLSLDGFILTKLDGDARGGAALSIKEVTGKPIKFLGMGESMDKLEEFRPDGLASRILGFGDIVGLMKDFEGVVDEKKAAEDAQKLLSGNFTMKDFVEQIRMVRRMGPLKDLLEKFPLFGELTEQLNPDEKELTKIEAMYDSMTEQERLRPNLITDSRVKRISKGSGRKPEEVRELLQKFGMMQQVMGTIGQNPGLLGRIPGFRQMGQLAQMKNMDMSSIFGKDPKMMEKAMAGMGMGGMPMQLPQIAPGYTPPMGQAAMAKARMMGYAPPSAAGAKSENKDAIKERRKREKENKKKNRKKK, from the coding sequence ATGCTTGAAACCGTCGCCAAGGGCTTCCGCGCCGCCAAGAACCGCCTTGCGGGCAAGAGTGAAATCACCCCCGAGATGGTGGATGAGTCGCTCCGCGACATCCGCGTCTCCCTGTTGGAGGCCGACGTCGCCTTCGATGTGGTGAAGAAGTTCGTCGCGCGCGTGCGCGAGAAGGCCGTCGGAGAGGTCGTGCAGACGACCATCACGGACAAGGCCGGCCGCAAGCACCGCGTCAGCGCGGGCGACCACTTCGTCAAGATCTGCCACGACGAGCTCGAGGCCCTGATGGGTCCGGTGGATACGAGCCTGCAGCTCAAGCCCAAGGACCAGGTCAGCGGCATCATGATGGTGGGTCTGCAGGGCTCGGGTAAGACGACGACCACGGGCAAGCTCGCCAGCAAGCTGCTCAAGGAGGGTCGCAAGCCTCTGCTGGTGGCTGCGGACATCTACCGGCCGGCGGCCGTGGACCAGCTCAAGGTGCTGGGCGAGCGGCTGAAGGTGCCTGTGTACTTCGAGCCCAACGTGCCGCCACCGGAGCTGGCGAAGCGCGGGTACGCCGCGGCGCGCGAGCAGAAGTGCGACGTGGTGCTCATCGACACCGCGGGCCGCCTGGCCATCGACGAAGCGTTGATGACCGAGCTGGAGGCCATCAAGGGCAACGTCCGGCCGGACAACATCCTGCTGGTGTGCGACGCGATGATTGGCCAGGACGCGGTGCGCACGGCGGCCGAGTTCGATCGGCGCCTGAGCCTGGATGGCTTCATCCTCACCAAGCTGGACGGTGACGCACGTGGTGGCGCGGCACTGTCGATCAAGGAGGTGACGGGCAAGCCCATCAAGTTCCTGGGCATGGGCGAGTCGATGGACAAGCTCGAGGAGTTCCGTCCGGACGGACTCGCGAGCCGGATCCTGGGCTTTGGCGACATCGTGGGCCTGATGAAGGACTTCGAGGGGGTCGTCGACGAGAAGAAGGCCGCGGAGGACGCGCAGAAGCTCCTGTCGGGCAACTTCACGATGAAGGACTTCGTCGAGCAGATCCGCATGGTGCGGCGGATGGGCCCGCTGAAGGATCTGCTGGAGAAGTTCCCGCTCTTCGGCGAGCTGACGGAGCAGCTGAACCCGGACGAGAAGGAGCTGACGAAGATCGAGGCGATGTACGACTCGATGACGGAGCAGGAGCGCCTGCGTCCGAACCTCATCACCGACAGCCGGGTGAAGCGCATCTCGAAGGGCAGCGGCCGCAAGCCCGAGGAGGTGCGCGAGCTGCTGCAGAAGTTCGGGATGATGCAGCAGGTGATGGGGACGATCGGCCAGAACCCGGGCCTGCTGGGACGAATCCCCGGCTTCCGGCAGATGGGTCAGCTGGCGCAGATGAAGAACATGGACATGTCGAGCATCTTCGGAAAGGACCCGAAGATGATGGAGAAGGCGATGGCCGGCATGGGCATGGGCGGAATGCCGATGCAGCTGCCGCAGATCGCCCCCGGCTACACGCCGCCGATGGGCCAGGCGGCCATGGCGAAGGCGCGCATGATGGGCTACGCCCCGCCCTCGGCTGCGGGCGCCAAGTCCGAGAACAAGGACGCCATCAAGGAGCGCCGCAAGCGCGAGAAGGAAAACAAGAAGAAGAACCGGAAGAAGAAGTAG